TTTTGCTTGGTTATTGGAGGAAAATGCTTCACGTGGCAATAAAATGGCACTAGCTGGACCCCATTTGCCTGGAGTCATTATTCCTAGAGTGGGGGGGGTCAAGGGATGTAGCAACATTGCCATGGGCTAATGCCTGCAGGACAGAAAGGGTCAAGTGATGAAGACAGACTAGCACCGAGACCACTAGAGATGAGGTTGCTCCAGCCCTCCCCCAAGgcagaagcagtgtagccatgTTTGCCTGAACAAGACGCTCTGTAAAAAAGAAGCGGGTGCCCTCCTATATGGGGGCtgcccctgctcagagctggcacaggTGGCACAAGTCAGATGGTATAGCCATGCCCATCAACCACCTGCTTGGTGGCAGCCTGACACCTGCTTAAGTGTTTGTAACACCTGTAACATCTCTGTAGCTGTTCTGGTTTGACTGGGAGGTGCAGAAGTGCCCACTGGTGTTTCCAGGCTATGCCTGTCACCTGCTGCAGAGGCAAGATGTTTCATGGGTGATGGGTGATGGAAGACCAAAATTCCTGCTATCTTGGTGTGTGATAAGAGGGCCATAAAGGCACCTCTCTTGCCAAAAGAGCCACCATCAGATCTCACTTTCATGCCTCATTAAATGAATCCATCAGCAAAGGCAAGGCAGTTTTGTAGATGTGGGTGCCTCGGCTGGACAGTTGTGCTTGAGGTTTGTCTGCAGAAAGTACGGTCAGGgtccctcctgcctcctccagtcAAATGTCTCCCTGCGGAAGGAGGAATTCAGGGTCAGTGGGCAGGGGTCAAGACATGGCTTCACTGTTTTATAAGTACCAAAATGGGTAATAGGTAAATAACCTTACAAGTGTTCCCTGTTTAGGAAAGGGCCCTGTGCTGGCTCACAGGGTTGGTGGTACAGATGGCTCCATCATGATTTCTCAGGGACCCTGGCCTGACTTTGTTCAGATAGCCACCGCCTGTGGGCCCTGCCATCCTGCCTCTCTCCCACCTTTGTCTGGGTGTGTCTGCCATGTCACCCCACAGACCTGTGGTTCCTGCTTGTGTtctgcttctctgcctctgtgacAGCTAGCAGCGGCCCGTAAACAGTCACATATGTTACTGTGAATTAGGAACTAGACAAGCAAGAGGAAAGACAATGAGCCACTTTCCTGTTTTGCTTTCcagactcagcagtgctatgaAAGCTATGATGGGTCCCTGTGAATTTCTTTCTCACAGTGACTGGGGGTCCAGCATGGATAAGCAAGTAGCATGGCAGATACTTGCTGGACCCTTGGCTTGGGGACtcacaggctgagagaggagagGTGTGCTAGAGAGGCTGGACAGGCCTTTGCACCACAATGGGCTGTGATGTGCCTGTTGGCCTCACAAAGGGACCTGTCACCAGGATATCTACTGCCCACCTGGAAGGAGGGACATTTCAGATTTCCAGTCCAAGAAGCTTCTCTCACCCCTGGGGGTTGGGTAgttccctgcctcaccccaccaTGTCGTGCAGTCCGCCTCACAAGCTTGCACTCTCTGCACGTGAGCAAGCCCAGCAGCACGTAGGTGTGCGTGACACGCACTTGGAGTCATGCTGCCCTCTGACGCCAGCAGGTGCCTCTAAATCCATGGATCAATCACCAAGCACCAGGCTCTGGGATCAATAGCTGCTctccctgggctgtgccagccagaGCTGTTTGCTCAGGGATTGCTCAGTGGCTGGACAGATCCACAGTGACAGTGAGGCTGGAGCTCGCTGCCTTTCTGCAGGTGGGAAGGCAGGTGGAAGGACAGAGCCAAGTTCTGTTTTGCCTCAGggtcagggaggagggagagacgcCCCCTCAGCATGGATGTGTACTTCATCTTTATGCTCCTGGAGGGCCTCTTGGCCGTAGCCATCATCTGCACCAACCTGCTGGTGTGTGCCACTCTCTGCCTTCACAAGGAGTTGCGCTGTGTCACCAACTACCTGCTCGGGTGCCTGGCAGTGgctgacctgggggtgggggccctGGCTGTCCCCTTCTCCATGGTGCTGGGCATGGAGTACACCTTGTGCTTCTACAGCTGCCTCTTCCTCACCTGCTTCCCCCTGGTCACCACCCAGTTCTccatcctcctgctgctgctcatcgCCGTCAATGCCCACTTGAAAATCAGGCTCCCCAACAGGCAAGTGCATGAGGTgtcctgggggagggggttaaccccATGTGGCAGGTGGCACTGAGGCTTCTCAACGATGGTCTGCAGTCTCACTGGGCAATGGCAAAGAAGATGGGCTTTGCTCCTGGAAGCAGCCAAGGATTAAGGGCTCAGCTTCATCCCGTTGGCAGTGCTGCCAGCCCTAAGGGTTTTCTGCCCTGTGGCAGCTTGGGTGGAAGTTTCTGCCTTGGTAGCTACAGTGGGAGGGTCCTGGGACATTACAAGGTCCCTTCATTCAGGACAGGGCGGGGTCCACGCACATGCTGGGATgacagcagggggtgctggcccATGTGACCTTGCTTTTTCATTGACAGCTATGCCTTATACGTGAAGAAAGAGCGGGTGCTGGTTATTGTGGGCTTCTGCTGGCTGTTCTCAATCCTGATTGGCCTCTCCCCTATGATGGGCTGGAACCGTCTGGAGCACTACAGGGAGGTTAACAAGACCATGGGCTTCAGCCTCCCCTTAGAGAGGGCTGCCTTCATCCTCATCAGCCGCGACTTGCCTTACAGCACCTTCCTCCCCAAGGCCCAGCCAGGCAATCACAGGGACTCCAACTCCAGTGAGACCCCAGACAGGCACCTGGGGCGCTGCTCCTTCACATCTGTCTTCTCACCTGAGTACCTGGTCTATTTTGTCTTCTTTGCATGTACCCTGCTGCCACTAGGCGCCATGCTGGGCATCTATGCTGACCTCTTCCGGGTGGTCCGTGGGCACTTCCTGGCCCAGCCACTCCGGGTGGCCAAGAAAGGGGAGCTGCAGATGGCAGGAACCCTCTTCCTCTTGGTCGGTGTTTTCTGTGTCTGCTGGATCCCACTGCATGTCATCTACAGCGTACGCCTGCTGTGCCCCCGCTGCCGGACCTATGAGTCATTGGAGCGCCTGGCTGTCATGCTCTCCCATCTGAACTCGCTGGCCAACCCACTGGTCTACACCATGAGGAAGAAGGACTTTGGCTTGGCAGTCCGATCTGTCTTCCTCCGCTACATCCTGTGGTGGCCCCAGCTGCGGGCTTGCTGCACCCCCAAGGCTAAGGTCTATCCCCAGGGGTGAATCAGGAGTTCCTCACAGAACTAGACCTTTAGGGACATTATGACTGAAGCAGCAGTAGATAAAAAGGACCAAGCTCATCAGCATTCTTTATCCCCTTGCGATCATGAGACCCCTCATTGCATGCTTATTTCTTAGTGCACCAGAGGAGGAGCTCCCTGTTTCATTTGTAAGGCGAAGGGACTAGGAAATGCATCTTCTGACTCCCAAGCCATCTGTCGTCTGTCTTTAAACATTCAATAATTTCCCAGGTGGGGAATGGGCTTTCTTCTCCTCTCTATATGCGTTTGGCAGTATTTGCTGTGGTGCTGAGCATCTCACTGGATCAATCCTAATGTTATCATGCTGACATCATTGTTTTATGATATCACATTTATCTCTAGCCACGGCTTCGAGATCTTTATTTGACTTCTCCCAGTTTGTGGGTTTGAGATATTGAGCCGCACCAGCCGAAATGAGAAGAGAGTTCATATGTGATAAGACTGAAGtggggagatcacagctgcaCACAAAGCAGATATTGAGTGGTAGCAGTGGGCAGAGGGGTATTGACGATGCAGCCGTAAAGTGGATAATGGGCACTGATGATTGTCAATAAAGCTGTCGTTTAAATGTAAGCTTCAGCATGGTTTTGCATCTTTGAAGATCTATACAATAAAAAGGGCAAAGTGAATATTTTGTGTCCTGGGAGATGAATAAGTATCGGGAAAAGCAGGGAAGCAAAGCTGTGTTTTCTATGACCACGAGGcagtgggacagggcagggggcaagaaAACTGGGTACCTGGAAGCAGTAGCTGGCCCAGCAGATAGAGAAGATGTAATGAGTTCACCTGCAGGTGACAGGTTCCAGTTTGAGTTCTGGCTGTTCCCACCTACCTGCTGCTTTCTGTCCCACTGGTGCAATGGTACAGGGGGTCTCCCCTCCATCTGTTTTGGCCCTGTACGTccatgatgtagttggggctggtcccaccttgagcagggggttggactagacttccagccctcattttctatgattctgtgatgttGCAGCGAAGTGCTGTGGTGTCGCAATGAGAAGCAGCCTGCCTGGCAGTAGACCTAGGACAGTACAACCTATGACAGCATAGGAATCCCAGGAGGAGCCGCTGTGGTGACAGGTTAGCATTATGTGGGCATGTTTACACGAGGTGCTTACCGCACattattagcctaataacactgcgcaatAGTGGAGTGGTCAAAAACCATGTTAATAGCCTACTGCGCCACATTACTAGGTTACTGCGCAATAAGTGTCACAAGATAACCATGtgctggcattactgtgcagtaactccagttactgcatatttagttagtacttcatgaAGTAACTCTAGCTACTGCAAACGTAGTTAGTAGTtaagtaactctagttactgtgaaTTCAGTTAGCTCTTGTTACCCTAAACGTATTTGGTACTTTGTgaagtaactctagttactgcccATTCACTTAATACTTCATtaagtaactctaggtactgtgaATTTAGTTGGTACTTTGCTAAGTAACTCTAGTTACCATGCATTCAGTTAGtacaggggcagacaattattttgggtggagggccgcttactgagttttggcaagccatcgagggccacctGACAGGCAGCCacgggcagattaatattaattttcttaattttgggggggccccgtgggctggataaaatggcctggcaggctacatctggcccctgggccacattttgcccacccctgagttactATGTTATTAAACAAGTATTAGACTATGGTGCAttgatgaacatgtagatgcccaCTGTGTGCAGAGCAACGGCCAGAAACTGCCCCTCTCCAAGTCCAGCCGCTGTGACATCATGGCTAACCACCGTGACGTCACacccagggaaggggaaaggtcCGGTCCCTCTCGCTGACGCACTGCCGCCCCCCCGCGGCGAACAGGCGCTACTGCCGGCGCCATATTCCGCCCCTCCGGCGCCGCTTCCGCCCCACTCACACGCACTTCCGCTCTGTAGCGTCCTCCTTCTTCCAGCCCGCGATTGGGCGGCAGGGGCTCTCGCGCGGCCCCATTGGCTGAGCCGCTGTCGCGGGGCAGGGAGCCCCTGTGTCGTGCGGGCGGGCGGCCCCGTGCGCTTCCTTTCCCCGCCCGGCAGCGCTAGCGGCGGCCGCAAGGTGAAAgcgagcgggcgggcgggcgggctaGGCCCGAGGAGCCGGGCGCGGGCCCCGGGGCGGGGTGCGGGCAGCCGGAGGCACGTGGGTGGAGGGGTAGGGACACGGGTGGACACGTGGGTGGggggggtctggcagtggggggatggggacatGGAGGGTTTGATAATGCGGGGGGGACACGGGTGGACCCGTGGGCGGGGGGATGGGGATATGAGGGTGGgtctggcgggggggggcacgtgggcgaagggggtctggcagtggggagggggatggggagagtcACTGGTGTGCAAAAGGTTTTTGACACTTAACCTGACTCTGTGTCCATCGTCCCCGCAGATGCCCGGCGTCACCGTGAAAGACGTGAACCAGCAGGAGTTCGTGCGGGCCTTGGCTGCTTTCCTCAAGAAGTGAGTCCTTctgtgctgggaagagcagagCCCCAAGGGGGGTGGCACCCCTTGGGGACCGCCAGGTCCCAGTCTGCACTGCAGAAGCGATTTGGAGGTTGAGCTCTGGAGGCCCCCTTCCAGCCCGGCGTCTCTACAGCCCTCAGGCTGTGGCGCGCAGAATGGCTGTGGGATTCTCTTTGAAATCCCAAGCTGCAGCACCCGTGAAAGGCTCTCGTGGCACCCCAGTTGTGAATCACTGGGTTAGGGTGAAGCGAGCGGTGTCTGCTCTGCATTAGCACCCCCAATTATgtcatgggggggaggaggtgtcAAAATGGAGGCGAGTGGAAAACATTTCCTCTGCCGcaacctggccctgcacaggGAAGGAGTCCTGTCAGTGATCTGCATGTGAGAAGCGCTTCGCCCGTGCCTCGAGCCTGGCCGagcaccagtgcatccacacacgagagaagCCATGTTGGTGCTAGGCGTCTGGGAAGCGCTTCACGCGCTCCTCCAGCCTGGTCCGCCACCAGCGCATCcatgcaggggagaagccataatCAGTGCCCaagtgggaagagcttcacccagacCTCCCACCTGGCTCGGCACCAGTCCCTCAGTTGCCCCTGggtgccctgctgagcttctGCTGGCTGGGCCCAGTCCTAGCAGGCGTTGTGCATAGAAGCGCGGGCTGTGATGGTGTGGCGTAATCTACGGCTGCTTCCCAGGGTGTGGTGATGATGAGCCCCTGATCTGTCTTGCAGGTCAGGTAAACTCAAAGTACCTGAATGGGTCGACACGGTCAAACTGGCCAAGCACAAGGAGCTGGCCCCATACGATGAGAACTGGTTTTACACCCGAGCCGGTAAgtagccagggctggggtagaaGGGGGGTATTTACTGTATAACAGCCCTCGTATGCTGGGTCCTAAACCTTTTGAATGGTGGTGGCTTCTGACTGTTCTGTGGTGGGAGTTGTTTGGAACTGAACccagcaggagacctgggtttgagtCCTTGAGGCACCGACATCCAGACTCAGGTTGGATTTGATCTCAGTGGTGTAAAGGGAGGgttggaaggtctgggcagcccctgctcctccatgctcctgcctagACTTAGGCGTCTCACACATGCACCATGATTCAGAAGGATCGATGGTTGCTTGCCTACAAATCTGTAGTTGACTGCAGGTTACCAAATTTAGGGATGAGCTGCTGCTTCCGTCAGCTGGAGCTCATCTGTAGTCCCAGGCAGCTGATGGGAGAAGCTGGAGCCATTTGAAATAAGCTGGAGTACATCAGTGGTCCCAGGCAATGCCCTGCTGTGGCTGCGTGGGACCCTGGCAGGTCCTCAAGGGATAAGAAACCTGGCCCTAGGCTCTTCTGGAATGATTTTGGGCAGCTAAGCACATTGCAGTTACAGCAGACTTCCAATCCACACTGACTGGTGTTTTGTCTTAATGTCAGTTCTTCTCAGGGGCTGCATTTGTGAATCATGCGAGATATTTTGCAGAGCTGTCATTAACTGTGAACTGGCTCGCCCATAATGCATATGGGCTGCGACTATTAAAGAATAAATAAGGCGTATAATGGGAGAAAATCTAGATACTTGAACTAGTGAGTTGTGTTGAATTACCAGGAACGAGGGAGTGATTCCGGTAATTTCGGTGGCTCTGTTGATCTATTTGAGGGAAATAGAGCAGGCTGTGTGAGAGGCTGCTGATAATCTTGTATCACAAGAGTGATGGGCTGGATCAGTGAAAGGCCTTAACCAGCAAATACAGAAAGAATGGAGGTTAATGTTTAGGTTCTTGCATGTATGCACAGGTAACCCTTCCACTCTATGCCACGCCAGCTGAGCTGGAAGATTGTTCCTAGTTCTGAGCATTTGCTCTCCCGCAAGTGGTCTAGATCTTTCTTTAAGCAACACAGGTAGCCAGAGGTCAAGGAGGGGTGTTCTTTGTGGAGAGATCGAAGGAGTTGGGTTTGTTTCTCTTCAATAAAACTGAGAAGAACTCAAGTCTTTACATGATAAAAGGCTACTGCAGAAGGGAAGGTTATGAACTATTTTCAGTGCCCACTGGAGTAGGGGAAGAAGTAATGGAGCAAGGGAGACATTTGAGCAAAGACTATTTAAGGGCTGAAGTAGATATGTAGGGAGAACTGTGAGACCTGCTGTTCAGAAACTGTCTCCAGTTAGCTCAGTGGAAGAATTGGCCCACCAGTTCTCAGTCCCTTCCACTCCCAATCTTTATTATTCTGCGGTACTGAGAATTAGTTCTGGGAGGAATTCAGATGTCAAAACTAATGTGtcgggtttgtttttttttccttgagctATTGGAGAGCCATTTCTTCTTAGTTTACCTGTGGTACAGAGAATGATATCTGAGTGCCTCCCAGAACTCTAAAGAACTaaagggttgggggttttttttcttgagcTAGTGGCTATTGGACTCCATTTCTCCTTGGCTTTTTGATGTGATTATTATGGAAAGGTGGGGTCAGACTAATGGCCTTTGTATTTTGCAGAGAAGTTGGTAGTGTATCTTGTCTGCCTGGAATATACAGCGGTTCTGGCTGACTTGTTGATTTGAGAGCGGCTTTTGAACTTGTCCAGTAATGGGCTGATTGAATTCTCCAGTAACAAGTCAAGAGTCTGACAACTGAAGAACATGCAACATTCAGCATGTAATTCCCAGTAGCTCTAGCCTTCCAGATCTGTGTAAATCATAAACACAGGTTGGAAAACTGCCTTCAAGCAAGGCCCTGGGGACTCCCAGCCTGCAGGCATAAATGCCTTGGGCTGTGTTCTTGTCATATTTCACGAGCCAAGAAGGTTGGGTTGGTCAGTGCTTGGATGAGGGAGGTTTGAAGGAAAACCTAAGTAGTGTTGGTGCAGGCTACCCTGCAGAAATGACTCCTGTGTGTCCAGCTGCTTTTTGGAGGTAA
This sequence is a window from Alligator mississippiensis isolate rAllMis1 chromosome 15, rAllMis1, whole genome shotgun sequence. Protein-coding genes within it:
- the LOC106739353 gene encoding adenosine receptor A1-like; protein product: MDVYFIFMLLEGLLAVAIICTNLLVCATLCLHKELRCVTNYLLGCLAVADLGVGALAVPFSMVLGMEYTLCFYSCLFLTCFPLVTTQFSILLLLLIAVNAHLKIRLPNSYALYVKKERVLVIVGFCWLFSILIGLSPMMGWNRLEHYREVNKTMGFSLPLERAAFILISRDLPYSTFLPKAQPGNHRDSNSSETPDRHLGRCSFTSVFSPEYLVYFVFFACTLLPLGAMLGIYADLFRVVRGHFLAQPLRVAKKGELQMAGTLFLLVGVFCVCWIPLHVIYSVRLLCPRCRTYESLERLAVMLSHLNSLANPLVYTMRKKDFGLAVRSVFLRYILWWPQLRACCTPKAKVYPQG